The window TTTCATCCCAAACTATACAAAAGGATCCTTTACACTCATCACTGATGGTGCATCACAGCAACTGCTTTCCCCTGCACAACAGCTCTATACGTACATTTGTAACAGGAAAGGTGGGGAAACCCACATCCAATGGGGAAGATATTTAGGTGAGTAGAATGTAATTACTCAAGTTGAAATATGGACAGGTCACCAGTGCTAACCTTATGTGCACTCGCTAATCCTCTGGGGTTTTAACTCTACAGGACTGGCCAGTTTCTAAGAGTTTGGGTGGACGCGAGAGGACACTGTGGTAGGTTGGAGGAATGGGGCGTCAGAGAAGTCTGAGAAGGTTTATTCAGAAACTGTGATGAGGGATGAAAgagcagagagaaggaaagagctgggagCTAGTTTAACATGGTTGTCATCCTTTGGCTCAGAGCCCTTAAGAGGTAATGCTTGTTTTCGAGATTTTAAGGCCTCACCACCCAACTCTTACAAAATGTGCCGTAGGATTTTTAGTAACCACAGTGGGTCTGGACCTCAATTTtaaatctcatctgaaagacgGCATTGCCATCCACAAAGCAAACACCATGCTGTGGCAACAGGTCAGTTTTGACTCAGAAGAGTGAAAGCTACATACTGAGTCACCCACACCACTTCCACAGGATGGCCGCTCTTACGTTCCTGCATTTTCCTGagttttccttggaggtctcctaTTAAAATATTAACTAGGATCAGCCCTGTTTGCTTGTGAGACTTAATGGGCTCACAGTGAAAGGGGGTAAGTCAGCATGTTAATGTGTCCCCTTTGGAGActataagaacatcagaacagtcatactgggtcagaccaaaggtccttctagcccagtatcctgtctgccaacagtgaccaatgccaggtgcttcggagggaatgagcagaacaggttatcatcaagtgatccatgccctgtcacccaaccccagcttctggcaaacagaggctagggacaccatccctgcccatccttgccaatagccattgatggctctatcttccatgaatttatctagttcttttttgaaccctgttatagtcttggagaTAGAGATGTATGGATCTGCATTAATTCGGTTTACTATCTGGAAAATTCCAGCACTATTTCATTATATCTTGGTGAAATTGCCATTAACTCAACTCACTCACCCCTTTGTGTCCTAGAAACACAAAAACATTAGTGTGGATGGGATTTACTTTTCAAAAGTGGATGATGTTTAAACAGGTCAGAAAATTCAAGCCTGCCTCCATTTGTTGCACAGGTAGACAGGTGATGATACCCCTACCTGCAAAGTAGGTGCAGTTCCCCACAATCtcattcattttctttaaaaaaggcaaGTTCAGGAATGTTCTCTCTCAGTTCTGTGCCCACTGAAACCAGCCCTCTCACACAGATATTTGAAATGCAGACAGGTTGCAGTACAAAATTAACTTAAATCATCTGGAGAAACGATCTGGAGAATTCTGCCCGTGCACTAGCCAGGGTAGAAAAAGAGAGGGCAAgttaggggtggggagagaaggggaaggtaGGTGGCAGAAGAAGGGTCTGCTATGCTCCCTCCACTGGTGAAAGGCTTTCTGGGAGTAGTATACCTTAAAGGTGCCCCTTTTGCAGCTTTAACTCATGTCTGGATTGGGCAGAGAAGAACCTGGGGCAGCGCCAAGGTTCTCAATGGGCACAGTGGAGAAGCGTGCCCTTCCAGTTTGATAATTTGACATTCCAAACAGCTGCTGGATATTCTACAGTGACCAGAATCCATTTGATTTGCCATTGCTTCTATCTCCAGGGCAGCCCTACAGGACGTAACCCCAGCTCACCTTGGATCCTTCTGGTGCTATCATTATCCAGGCACAGTCTGTTAGTGGAGGATAGTGAGACGGATACAGTGGAGACTCAAATTTCCCATTTATGGCAGTAAAAGTCTTGCCACATTgcactgggaacagaaaagggATTAAATGTACATGGAGACCCCCttatgcacaaacacacacagatgcCCACGCAGAGGTGTCCACACAGACACATAAACCTGTACACACATTGACATGGATTATGCCTTACAAGGAGGCCTCTTTATGCCACTCTAGCAGCATAAAGAGGGGTTGAGCAGCCTGTACAAAATATACCCattgaaggatttttttccaaCCATTGTAATGCCTACGCCTTGCATCATCATTGctcaaacatttttaatttcatttgttttgcatttgatttaaaataatcatcCACAGCTCTGAGGCATAAATGAAAGTTGTCAGACATGGTCTCAGGCCTTACTGGGAGAGACTGGAGACTTACCAAAACTGTAAGAAGCCTTAAATTTGGGCAATGTGGTGCCATCACTGACCAACTCCACAAGCATCATGTTTCCAGAAGACACTACTGAGGGGAGCTGCACTGGTCGACACAATTTGTTCAGAAAGACAGTGTCTCTCCTGCTGCCTCCGTCATAAACCAGAATATGGTTGGAAGCACAGTCTGAGGAGGACTGGATATATAAGGAATTAAACTGCAGGAAAATCTGGAGAAAAGATCATGGAAGAATTTACCAACACAGCTCCAACTCTTCCAACAGTTCACTCCTAGTAGCTGAgttgattttattattaattcaATTGCTCAAGTAAAACTATTTCATCTAAAATATTTATCTAATAAGTTCAATTGTCATTGATAAGAGTACCTGGAAACCGATTGCACACTTAGCCCTCAATAGTTAGCAAAGAGCATTTCATTCCATAATCACTTCTTACTTTATTTGCTGGGATACGAATCAGCCATACAGAGTTGGTATTTTTGGGGTATGATGATCGGTAGATAGTAGAGGAAAAACTTCCAGTCAAATTAGAGAGCAAAGTGCTATGGATCCCTGGGGTTGGAGAGAATGAAAAGATCTTAATGATACTGGATGCACAGAAAAAGCAATAATAGAATTAAGTGCTCAGTATGATATACACACTCTTAATTTTCAGACAGAGTAATGAGTCTGATATGGAAACACATGTAAGGGAGGACAGTTTAGTTTGGCTTCTTACAAAGGGTTGGAATCCAGAAGGAAATGTCTCCTTCTGATTATCTATAACCACTAGGGGGCAGATTCACTGAACCTGTTGTAGGGTAGTAGAAATGACACCTCCGTATGCTAGCCTGGTCTTCTGTTCCATTGGGAGGATTCACCATGAGGAATGGTGGCCAATACTGAAGCTGCAACACTTTATCAGGGTTTTCCTAGTGAGGAGGACAGCTTTAGTTGATGGCTGAGGCTATTacagctatgggatattctgtgGCTACAGAAAAGCCCTGTTGAAGAAGGCTACTGAATCAACACATCCTTTGGCCAACCTGGCTGTACCGCATTCTTAGCCTGGGCCAATccacagcagctgtctgctgtTGCAGCCTCCCCCCAGCCATCTGTTGCCAAGGTCTTTACCCATACAAGCTGTTATGGGACCTAGggtggatctggccctttatatactttccagggtgaaattcactacTATGCATGGGGCCAGCAAAAGGGCAGAGATGCACCAACTAAGCCTCCCATAAACCCTATGTGCAGAGGTTTGCATACCTGCACTAGGGTGAATTTTACCTCTATATGCTATCCTCTATATTGGTGGTTCTCAagctatttaccattgtgggcctcATATGCAGCTTGTTATGTGGGACGCATCctcacaatatatatactacctgtatcgCCCTGAGAATGTCacgtgggctgcagctgtgtgctgactgggcttCAAGCAgcctgcaggttgagaaccactgctctatatgtTTAAATTAAACAGTGTTGAGAAGGGggcctttgatttttcctttgtttGGCTGGTTATTCCAGAGGATCTTTCCTTCCATCTTGCTCATTCTGGAACCTTTTCCAGAGGAACTACCTCTTGTCATTCCAGAAATGCCATCCATGTCCAcaaatggcttttaaaatgtgcattacTGAACAGATATGTGCAAATGTCTGATCTCTACACAGGCTTTTCCCAACTGGCCAGCTGATTTGCAAAAACCAATATGTTGAgcagttacatttttttaaacggTGCTCTAtcagttgggtttcacatttcaGTCATTTTTATCAAAGATGGCAATTGTCTTCTAGGGAGCATATGCCAACCAATCTACAGATCTGCACCATGAACTCACAGGCCTGGAACCTGTTGCATATTGATTGTATTGCTCCATTCAGAGACCgtacaaaatatatttatttttaaagtatgagACCATAGCACAAGAGTGGATTAAAATGAATAAGGAATAATATTGGGCTTACTTACCACATTCATATAACTTATTGATTTTGGCCACATCTAGGTTACTCAGTCCAAACCTCTGTCCAATAGGCACTGTGCTATCAGGGAATGGAGTAATGGTTGCCTTTCCAGATGTATTGGAGAAAGCAAACCTGTAGTGATATGAGGAATAACACCCTAGAAGTTCACTGGGTTGTTTCATTGTTTTACCTTCAAAACACTGCAGAGTTATTTAATTTGGACTGTTGTTGAATGTAATATTCtgaaaaatatacttttaaattAAACACTGCCTTTTTATATTTACAGTTCAGATGCTACTAACCAATCAGTGTTTGATAATGTAATATCAACCTAACCTCATTCTCTTACCTGTGATAGTGCATCACGGAAGAATAGTCATACTTGAGGCCCAGGTTATTAGCTCTGGTTGGCTTAAAGTGATAAAAATCACCTGTCAGTTACAATATATcatgttttaaaaagtgaatcATAGTCCAGTAACAAACTAAATCAGCACAGCAACAATTTCTACTTCTACGTCAAATCAACATAGCATCCTTCACACAGTGCTTTGCAGTAAGAGACAATCACATACTAAAGTGATAAGGTAATATGCTTTAGATCTATGGTTACAGTCATCTACATTTGTGTATCTGGCATTGCACGTGCAACCCACTAGGCAGTGTGTGATTTGCATCCACCTCTGTGCCCATATTGTCTGTGGACTGGGCACAGGTTGGGTGTGTAACACACTGTGACCTGTGGGTTACCTAAGCTCTCTGCACGTTCATATTGAATGGGGAAggatggccatgaggttaaggcactggcctgggactcaggatgTAGGGGAGGAATTCCTAGTTCTCCCACAAAATTCCTGTATGCCATTTAattaccctgtgcctcagtttctcatctgtaaaatgggagtaatagcACTTCATTACCTCACAACACAGGCACCAGCTTCTTCCTTTCCCTGGGGTTGCTCAAGCCCCACTCAGCCTCAGgtcccactcccactccaccccttcctgcccctgcaccacccctcccttgctctgccctgcctcctcctgcctagttccgccccctcccctgagcacgcccgtccccactcctcctccctcccccttagCGCCTCTGGCACTCcgtggaacagctgatctgcggcgggtgggaggcactgggagagaggaggaggagttgatcagcggggctgccggtgggtgggaggtgctggagggcCGTGCTGGCTGCCTGTGGGTACGAAGCACCCACTaaattttttccatgggtgctccagccctggagcacccatggagtcggcgcctatgcctcaAGGGGTGTTGTGGGGTTAATAATACTTCCTTGCCTCTCATGGTGTTAATGGAGCGATGATACTATGGAGATAGTGGCCATATAAATAGATAGAATAAAGAATGGCAAGAAATTACAGTGCAGTGCTTCTATTTTCAAACACAGAGATGAAGATCTAGTTAAATCCATATTCAAACGATCATCAGGATGAGACATTTACAAACTTTTTTCACCTTTTTCTGGGCACTTAACAGGGAGGCCAGCTCTACACTCTTGTACAGTCAGCCCCTGAGAGTGAGGAATTTACTTTGAGGAAAAGTTACAGATTCAGAACATAATACTTTAGGCCTCAGAATGGTTGAGTTAatataatttctctctctctcggtcaATCAAGTTCAAGTATATAATATGGTACATACCTGGACTAATGTACTGCCATGCAATCACTACATATTTGTCCCTGTcgttcctgttctgttcatgcagCATCCCCAGTGCATGGTTTAGTTCATGCTGAATGATTCCTTTCCTCATGCAACCCCCTTTGCGCACTGATACCACTTGGGAACCCCCAACCTTTCCAAAGTAAGACCAGCAGCTAGAGAATGAGAGAATATCATTCAGAATTCGGCGATGAAACCCAAAGGCTGGTGCTAACCCTAATTGCAATCCACAGCTGACTGGTtcagaggctgctgctgcagaaagAATCACCTGTGCTGGCTAGCAAAATCTTTCTGTTCCTGtgggagtttttgttttttttcattcttgCCCAGTGATTGGACTTTTCAGCCAACATACTTTGAGCTGGTTTGTAGCTATAATTTTACTCTTGAACAGAATCCATAGAAGAAATAAATTGTTAAAATGTGTGAGCTGTGAACAGCATGTGGAAACTGCAGTACCTGTCACAGTTACTATACCAACCTAGGAACATTGACAAAGTGAACTGGGATAATAGCATTTCACTTCCAGAGaaatgggtaaaaaccccactttcGATCACAAGTGAAAACAAGTCTGTTAAAGTTTCTACCTGCTTCACTAACCAATTCAGTAAGACTGGCTGGTCTGTACTCAAGAAGGGCCAGGGCTATGCTTGCTTTGAGTCAGGAACAGTgacttgatccaaagtccattgaaattaatgggagtctgTAGGGATCAGATTCCATTATAACATCACGGGCGCTGCAGGTCAGAATTGAGGTTGGTTGGTTGTGTTGGGGAGTAAGCATGAAAGGAATAGGAGGAAGTGCCATATGTCAAGATACATGGTCTATGGGCAAAGCTGTTATGGAGAGGTACTGGAATAGCCGGGGGGCTGCAGATCAAGATTAAGGTGCATCAACAA of the Eretmochelys imbricata isolate rEreImb1 chromosome 6, rEreImb1.hap1, whole genome shotgun sequence genome contains:
- the LOC144266534 gene encoding astacin-like metalloendopeptidase, producing MDLKIRLVLFASHFYFSVDFPIQVNTEQSYEGSKTRLYEGDITPKRHRNAIVCPFNWCFWPKSSNGLVVIPYVISSSYTHEEKALIVGAIQEYETLTCIHFVDRTTETDYIYISPKDGCWSYFGKVGGSQVVSVRKGGCMRKGIIQHELNHALGMLHEQNRNDRDKYVVIAWQYISPGDFYHFKPTRANNLGLKYDYSSVMHYHRFAFSNTSGKATITPFPDSTVPIGQRFGLSNLDVAKINKLYECGIHSTLLSNLTGSFSSTIYRSSYPKNTNSVWLIRIPANKIFLQFNSLYIQSSSDCASNHILVYDGGSRRDTVFLNKLCRPVQLPSVVSSGNMMLVELVSDGTTLPKFKASYSFVQCGKTFTAINGKFESPLYPSHYPPLTDCAWIMIAPEGSKISLTIVSFLLEDSFQCQHDYLVIYDGGTTTARSEGKYCANDLVQGFISSGNSALVQFHSDDFLQYPGFQAEYSFSKYEGSKERSVI